DNA sequence from the candidate division WOR-3 bacterium genome:
AGTCGCACGCGAAGCGGCGACAATCCAAAGCAGGGGGCAAAACGTGGGGGAAAGAGAAAGGGACGCCATTAGCGAAAGAGTATATCTTTCCATGGTTCTCGACGAAGTTCTTTTCAACAGGGCTCTCACGGCCGGCTTTTCAGTAAGCAAGAACTATCTCGGAACTATTTCCGATACGATGAGCTTCTACAACAGATTTTACGCTCAGCAGAGAATGATATCCGAAGAAGATTTTTTGTCCATGCTCGAAAAGAGAGAGACCTCAAAACAGCTCAAAGCCTTCATGGGATTATCCGCTTGGGTTTCTCCCATACAGGCAATAGTCAGAATGAGAATTCAGACAGACAAATACGAGACCGAATACGCCTTTTTCAAGGTTCCTGAGACGCAAGTTTCTACTTATGTAGATGATTCGATTTTATTATCGGTATACGACAGTTTGAGGATAAAAGGATTTACGTCCCTTCCGGACAGGGCGGTGGTAAGATATATAGGACTTGCATACGGCCCACAGGAAGAAGATTGGGTGAGAACGGGCAGAAGAGCCGGTCAATTGATGGAGAAGTTTCGCGGCATAGCAGGCGATTCTCTTATTACAGTTTTCTCGAACCTGGCTTCTCAGTATTCTGACGATTACAGCAACAATACAAACGGCGGTTATCTGGGATGGATTGGAAAAAACTCCGAGATCGACAAAGACTTTTTGGAAGGATCTTTTGCGATCGAAGCCGGAACAGTGGGCGGTCCCGTCAGGACTGTTTGGGGCTGGCACATTATTTATGTGGGAGACAAGACTGAAGATTCGATAGAAGTTTCTCACATACTTCTTCAGGTTAAAGGTGATGCGGAGAGAGACCAAAAATCACTCGATCTTATGACGAGGATAAAAGATGATTCCAAGTTCATGAGCCTTGACTCGATAGCCGGACTTTATTCGATGACCATTGAGGAATCTTCTCCTTTCGACAGATGGGGAAAGTACTCTCCTGATTTCGGATTCATTCAAAGCGCAGTCAATTTTGCCTTTTCTGCGGATTCCGGAAAGGTCGGAGGTCCCTACATAGGTTCCAGCAGAATAGTGATAGTTGAAACGCTGAAAAGACTTCCTCCCGGAGAGCTCTCATTCGAAGAGCTGAGATCTTCGATTGCCGACTCACTTCAGCGAGAAGCAAATTTTGAAGAATGCTTTCAGAATGCCCGGAAATGCGCTCAGCTCATAACAGGAGGACAAACTCTCGCTTCGGCCGCATCCGCTTCGGGAGGTGTTTACAGCGGTCCTGCCGTTCACGGTTTTTACGAAGATCTGGAATACTCAAAATCCGGAGGAACGGTTCAAATGGTGGGTCTGACGGCGCAAGAACCAGGATTTTACGGCCCGATAAGAGGGACTGACGGATGTTACGTAATCCGCCTCATCGGAAAAGAAACCTTGTCGGATTCGCTCATACAGAGCGATTTACCGGCGTACTGGTTTAATCTCAGCCTCCTGAGAGGCAGAGAATTCATAAGCCAGTGGAGTGCTTGCGTTCTGCAGAAAGCTTTCTCTTCAGGCGAAATAAGGGATTTGAGATACAGAGTCACAGAACAGGAATAAGTAATCTTTTTATAAAAATATGAGAACCGCTGTCCTGAAAGACGATTGACAAAGTCACATTACAAAAATCGTCTTTTTCACGGGTTTCGGGGCTTTTACAATCATGAATGAGAGGTTTTCGGCACTTTCGTTATACCAGCAGTGGGCAATATCCTTCGGGCTTTCGACGAGAGTGTTTTTGTCCACCTCAATTTTTTCAGTTCCTATTTCGCAAATTCCCTTTCCTTCTAAAACGAAAAAGGCAACATCTACGGGGGTTATATGCCTTTTTAGCGATTGACCGGGTTTCAATGTAATAACTGTTATCAATGCTTCTTTTCTGTCATAGAGATTTCTTGCATCTACGTTGTGAGCGTTATTCATGACCGGACAATCCGAAAGTTTTTTAAAAGATATCATAATTCCTCCTTTGTGAAAAAAGCAAAAGCGCCGCTTTAGATAGCGGCGCCTGGAAACCGTCGTGCAATTAAATCGCGGTCAGTCCCCGCAATGTCCACTGCCATGACATGGCGAGACCGAGGACTCGCAATGGTTTTCACAGCCTGAATTGCATCCATTCTGGTTTTCTGATCCGTCTTTGCATCCTCCGTTCTGACATTCGCCACGGCAATCCTGGCATGTGCTGCCGCATGAACAGCAGTTGTCAGCGCATGTGCCTTCCGAACAGGAACATGATTCGCAAATGCATTCCTCGCATACGCATGACTCTGAAGTTGTCTGAGATGATATAAACGCGCCGTACAAAACCGGCAGTGCGAATATCTGACCCGAAGCTATTAGGCTTATAAATGTTAAGACAAGCATTTTATTCTCCTTTATTTTTACGAGGTTTTTACTATGAATTTCGTTTTGTTTATTTCAGCCATACGCAGTACATGCTTTCCAATCTGTTTTGGTTAGTAAATCCCTTTGAAAAAAACCTTTCAAGGCAGTATTTATTTTCGGAATCGAAAATGATTTTGTCTCTGATTTCTAAATTCATCCGCGAAAAACCGTCTTTTATTTTTTTCGTCACAAGACCGTCTTTTTTTGCGGATATGAGAGACACAGAGCATTTACAAAAACCGGATTCGGAAACACATTTTAAAGATACAATTTTGTTTGAAATACAGCAGGTATGATTTTTTAAAGTTGTTTTCTGATTAACATTTTTTGACCGAGCGTTGCATCTTGCTAATACAGGAGATGGGAATCCCATTGTAGCGCATAGCAATAATGCTGAAATATTGCTGTGTTTCAATTTCATTTCTTAATTATATCAGAATTAAACCCAAGATCAAAAAAAGTTTTCAATTACAAATGTATAAAGGAATAATTCAGGAACTGAGAAAGATTTGTTAAAAATTCAGATCAGCCTTTCTTTTATCCATTCATCTTTTCCGATTTCTTTCATTTTCATCATGTTCTCAACTGCGGCTTTATGATGAGCCATTCCTGATATCCAATTGACAACCTTTTTGCAAGGGAAATCTCCGCATTCTCCGCAGAAGTCGAGTTTTTTCCCGTAGAAGCAGCAATTCAGTAGTTCACAGTCTCCCGACCAATGGCATTTGGTTCTGTCAGACCTGCATCCGTCGCAGCCTATTTTTTCCGTGTCAACATTAATGCTTTTCCAGTATTCAAGTTCTTCGTCCGTCCGGAGATGAATACTGCAGTTCATACAGTCCAGCCCGCAAATTCCGAGTCTTTCAGCATTTTTCATCATTGCTCTTTGGTTGATGAAACATTGTCAGTTTTCACTGCAACTCTTTGAATCATTAATTTCCGAGACACCAGTCGGCGGCGTTTTTCATGAGTTCCCAGTCCGAACCCACGTCGTCGAATTCCTTGAAAAAATCAATGCCGTCCCTGTCGCTGTCCTCTTCCCATTCAGGATGAGGTCCTGTAAGAAAAACTTTTCCGTTTCCGTATTCACAAGCGATTATTGCGGGACGCTTGTTCAATGAGTAGAAACCTATGATAAAAATATTCTGTCCCGACAAAGTGTCAGGTTCGAAATAGGGGCCGTTGTAAAACATTAACCATGCAGAGTCATCTAGTGAAGATGTGAATGAAAGTGTAGTGTCTATGTCTATTCTGCACATTCCAATCTCGGGATAAGCGAATATCTCCGGGTTGGGACCGTATCCCGTACCCTTGAACAGTCCGAGTTGGCCGTTTTGTATTACTTTGCCGTCCCAGATCTGGGTTTGGCATGCAAAAAGGGCGCCGGCGCAAGTACCTATGTAGCCGCAACCGTTTTCAACTGATTTCCTGATAACGTTTTTTCCTCTGTCGTCGATGTCTCTTAAATACGGTCCCGAAGAACCTCCGGGGAAATAAAAAATATCGATGTCTGACACCCTTGAATCGTTGATGTCTTCTGCGTAAATCTTTTTTGTCTGATAACCCATCCAGCGGAACATTTTTTCAGCAGGGATCACGCACCCCTGTGCTGCTCCTTCCCCCGAGTAGATTCCTATAATCGTTGTACTTTCATCTCTGGCGGTCGAAGGATTTTGTCCGAGACAACTGATGTTTAAAACAGCCGAAACAAATAACGGGATAAACGCAACAATTTTTATCTTATGCATCCGAACCTTCATTTTACAGTGAAGGAAAACCCTGTTCTGGCTTGCAAAGCTGGTTCCAGATATACGTTGCCGGGAATCCAGCCCTCCGATTTTACATCGCACTCCGCGAATATTTCAACCCATTCAGTTACAGGGCAGATGACACCGAGCATCAGCGCTCCGCCCGTTTGTGAGCTTTTTGATGAAAATCGCTGATCATCGGGTTGAAGCCACAAAGATGCAGATGTTGAAAAAGAAAATGATTTTTCACCGACAAAGAACGGATATCTTATCATTTCGAGGGATAAGCCGGGCCAGAACTTGTACCTTGATGCATAACCCTGAAGCGAAAGAACCAGGTTCGCATTTCCCTGCCGGTAGAAAAGATGAATACCCGTTGCAGTCCCGAAAGAAGTCAAATGATGGGTGACGGCGAAATTCCACCAAAACTTTTCGTGAGTGAAAGGATTGTTCGCGCTGAACCTGTCAACTCCGAACATCTGCGGTGAAACAAAATTGAGAAAAATCAAACGGCTTTGGAGTCTGAGATAATCAAGCTCTTCACTCGTCAGCTCCGACGGCATAATATAGCGATCAACTCCGACTCCTGAAGGATGTGGCCGTCCGCGCAATCCTGAAAGATAAGGTTCATCGGGACGGAAAAGGTCGTAGACCCAGGACAGGTAATCACCGCCTATGATGTCCCGTTTCATGATGTCCGCGTCTTCCTTAAGTGTTTCTTCTTCGATTATTTTGTTCGCCTCATCGTCGGCGCAGAGCATGATATACCAGGCAAGGCTTCCGAGGTTTAGCCACATGTCAGCCAAATCATACACCGGCGATCTTCCGCAGAAAAAATTTGATTTCCTCATCTTCAAAGCAAGCTCGATCTGGACTTCTCCGCCGGCTTCGGCAAGCCTGACCATGTCGGCGGGGTGTTCGTCCTTGAGTCGAATCAGATCTTCATCACGGACGTGGCTGACACTGACAAGTTCTGCGAACGGATTGAGATATATGTCGTTTTGACTCGATATTCCCCTTCGGGTGAGAACTGCTCTGTGCCCTTCCTCGTGAGTCCAGCCCCTGAAGGGTGAGACGAGGTCAAACAGTATTATTGATACGCAAAGTCCGCCGAATCTTTTATTCGATAAGAGGGCTCCAAAACTTTTATCGGACAAATCCGGTTCCCACATCAGTTTCATGGTGTGGTGAATACCTTGTGTGACTCCGCTCGTAATAGCTATGGACTGTCTAATGCTCGGAAACGAATATCCGTTCTCTGTGTTGAAGGGGACGTCAGCGAGAGTAAATTCGAGAATAACGTAAGGACGGGTTGCTCTCAGGTGTATGTCCGGCGGGTAAGGCGGATTCTCGGAAAATGATGCTCCGCTTATCGAGCCGAGAATTATTAAAGAAAATAAAAAATATTTGTTCATGTTTTTGTCACAAGCGCCGCAGCAACGGATCCAGCCGAAATAAAATCTTCCGACGAACTGAACTTGCCCACGAGTTATTTTACTTCATAATCAATTCAAGATTAGTCATGCATACTCTCTCAAGCAAAGAGATAGACGGTATTTTATAGCGCGGGGAGTTTTTAGTCAAACTACTCGGCAACAAAAGACCAGGGAGTCGAATTCCTTATTTCATAAGTGTCCATGTCTTTTGGCGGTACATGAAGACCGCTCATGCCGTATGTGATTTCGGCTTTGAAAGATGAGATCCTTTGCCCGCCGAAGAAAGAGTTTTCAAAAAGAAATTCTACATAACCGATGAAAGGTATTTGTCTTTCAAAAAAATGTCCGTCGAGGCTCAAAATCCATCTTACGGCGGCGTCTTCATCGCTCCTCCATGGAACGTCAAATTTGGAATATTCACTCACGAGGAGAGAATAGGTCTCTCTCTCAATGTAAGGAACCTGAACCGTTCCGCTGAAAAATCTGCCGGAGTTCGGCGTTTCACTCCGTTGAAGAACCTGCCACGAAGACCAGTTTTTCAAATCGGTGGAATATCTTACGTACACGTCTCCTTCAAAAGGTTTTGAAGTGTCTCCGCTGTTGAGAATGAATGATTCGGGCTCTGGTTGAATAGTTACCCTGACGGAAACGGCGTAAGGAGGACGCCATGAAAGTCCCAAAGCGAGAGGAACTGTTTTAATCCAGCTGCTGTATGATGAGGCGGCCTCCCCGTCCCAGCCCAGACCTTCATCTGTCACGTTAAATGCTCCCAATTCCGACCAGGAGGCCTTTTCAAGAGCGTCGGTGCTGTCGGTGAAGTCAATTTCAAGAGATTTGTAGTCCAGAATGGACGCGAATGATTGTGAAGCAAACATTACGGAAGTAATTGCAGTAAAAAGAATTTGAAATATTTTCATTTTATTTCCTTTCTCTCGCTGTATTATTTGAAAAA
Encoded proteins:
- a CDS encoding cupin domain-containing protein, with amino-acid sequence MISFKKLSDCPVMNNAHNVDARNLYDRKEALITVITLKPGQSLKRHITPVDVAFFVLEGKGICEIGTEKIEVDKNTLVESPKDIAHCWYNESAENLSFMIVKAPKPVKKTIFVM
- a CDS encoding DUF3795 domain-containing protein produces the protein MMKNAERLGICGLDCMNCSIHLRTDEELEYWKSINVDTEKIGCDGCRSDRTKCHWSGDCELLNCCFYGKKLDFCGECGDFPCKKVVNWISGMAHHKAAVENMMKMKEIGKDEWIKERLI
- a CDS encoding peptidylprolyl isomerase, which produces MAIVFWIVAIAFVVMFGWSQLWDTLADIIGRDKNAGMNEALEDTAFVIKGSAQSYVFYELEVAREAATIQSRGQNVGERERDAISERVYLSMVLDEVLFNRALTAGFSVSKNYLGTISDTMSFYNRFYAQQRMISEEDFLSMLEKRETSKQLKAFMGLSAWVSPIQAIVRMRIQTDKYETEYAFFKVPETQVSTYVDDSILLSVYDSLRIKGFTSLPDRAVVRYIGLAYGPQEEDWVRTGRRAGQLMEKFRGIAGDSLITVFSNLASQYSDDYSNNTNGGYLGWIGKNSEIDKDFLEGSFAIEAGTVGGPVRTVWGWHIIYVGDKTEDSIEVSHILLQVKGDAERDQKSLDLMTRIKDDSKFMSLDSIAGLYSMTIEESSPFDRWGKYSPDFGFIQSAVNFAFSADSGKVGGPYIGSSRIVIVETLKRLPPGELSFEELRSSIADSLQREANFEECFQNARKCAQLITGGQTLASAASASGGVYSGPAVHGFYEDLEYSKSGGTVQMVGLTAQEPGFYGPIRGTDGCYVIRLIGKETLSDSLIQSDLPAYWFNLSLLRGREFISQWSACVLQKAFSSGEIRDLRYRVTEQE